The proteins below come from a single Cannabis sativa cultivar Pink pepper isolate KNU-18-1 chromosome 3, ASM2916894v1, whole genome shotgun sequence genomic window:
- the LOC133035634 gene encoding uncharacterized protein LOC133035634: protein MDAILEQLAGVHTPVAPPAFTSSPPAPSLKVSSSAPPDTIDLVDDEEVLPGEGQGKGWDFSEEAVEGAGEPQALPEVAEEDEEEPEVALIRKRKGKMVAQDEPKRPQRADTPAHGLDGGVSPMEENPAPPHIELTPIPGDEVRQELRIAKHNYAMDEYSRGYAEVEALRRILRAEVEASINHPEYQDPWNLNLDPLTDWFRPLLGPTLAPFAAEMTGEFASQLTRCAPKRFATCASLNSIFQVQDLSHSLTVLAAEAGRLSRNIINHGFTLSDFGDMNDVRKVLQDLTAERQIYQEAAERQEAAAKAKEEEAKRREAQAEAMIRDEAQRRDRMEAQHQEELRAQTGAAEKARRDLREAREALDEMVAKVRSLEETHQSDIESKAALAAELKELRDFKEQSTKKAKRAELLSPVSCARCPKRFDDGVYMVWATNDQSIKLTFYPKPEEMIARFREKKKKLDAALEARIGPRLPPRAD, encoded by the exons atggatgccatcctggaacagcttgccggggttcatactcccgtggctcctccggccttcacctcttctcccccagccccttccttgaaggtttcttccagcgctccccccgacactattgacttagtggatgacgaggaggtgcttccgggagaaggccaagggaaagggtgggacttctcggaggaagccgttgagggcgcaggagagcctcaagcccttccggaggtagcagaggaggacgaggaggagcctgaagtggctctgattcgcaagcgtaagggcaagatggttgcccaggatgagccgaagaggcctcagagagccgacactcctgcccatggtctagacggcggggtctccccgatggaggaaaatcctgctcccccccacatcgagcttaccccgattccgggggacgaggtgaggcaggagcttcgcatagccaaacacaactatgctatggatgagtactcccgggggtatgccgaagtggaggcccttaggaggattctgcgagctgaggttgaggcgagcatcaaccacccggaataccaggatccgtggaaccttaatctggaccccttaacggactggttccgtcccctcctagggcctaccttggctccctttgccgcggagatgaccggcgagttcgcttctcagcttacacgctgcgcgcccaagcggtttgccacttgtgcttccctgaactccatcttccaggtccaggacctcagccattctctcacggtg cttgctgctgaggctggccgcctctccaggaacatcataaatcatggcttcactctgtccgactttggggacatgaatgacgtcaggaaggtcctccaagacctcacagcggagaggcagatctaccaggaggctgctgagcgccaggaggcagcggccaaggccaaggaagaggaggccaaacggagggaggctcaggcggaggccatgatccgggacgaggctcagcggagagacaggatggaggcccagcatcaggaggaactaagggctcaaaccgggGCTGCTGAGAAagccaggcgagatctccgggaggccagggaggctttggatgaaatggtcgccaaggtgagatctctagaggagactcaccagtcggacattgaatccaaggccgctctagctgcggagttgaaggagcttagggatttcaaagaacagTCCACCAaaaaggccaagagggccgagctcctttctcctgtttcctgcgcccggtgcccgaagcgctttgatgatggtgtctatatggtttgggccaccaatgatcaaagtatcaagcttactttttatcccaaacccgaggagatgattgccagatttcgggaaaagaagaagaagcttgatgctgcgcttgaggcacggattggacctcgtcttcctccgcgggctgactga